The Corylus avellana chromosome ca8, CavTom2PMs-1.0 genome has a segment encoding these proteins:
- the LOC132190765 gene encoding protein FEZ-like yields MRFQMLVGFRFHPTVEEIFMFLRMKVNGETLPHDEVGEFDIYGNREPWIIFDPTVKKQFFVFTKLKKKSKSRRDRVVGCGTWKIEHTQEIRDLKNNKLIGIKKSCLQIYKEQGQRNKDLDKMKYPIRNFQHHAQPSNNQQVAVVEPNEIHQNNGEIKRNLSPGEENIVAQQTYPIAAVPVSSSSVEFYATTSPPLLTVFEDDEFRAIYDEISAICDDQQPPTYTCDGASS; encoded by the exons ATGAGATTTCAAATGCTGGTAGGATTTCGATTTCACCCGACTGTTGAAGAGATTTTTATGTTTCTTCGAATGAAGGTGAATGGAGAGACGTTGCCTCACGACGAGGTGGGTGAGTTTGATATCTATGGGAACCGGGAGCCATGGATTATATTCGATCCCACGGTGAAAAAACAATTCTTCGTCTTTAcgaagttgaagaagaagagcaagTCAAGGAGGGATAGAGTTGTTGGGTGTGGCACTTGGAAGATCGAACACACTCAAGAAATTCGTGATCTTAAAAACAACAAACTCATTGGAATCAAGAAATCTTGTCTTCAAATATACAAAGAACAAGGCCAAAG AAACAAAGACTTGGATAAAATGAAATATCCAATCAGAAACTTTCAACACCATGCCCAACCATCCAATAATCAACAAGTTGCAGTCGTGGAGCCCAACGAAATACACCAAAACAATGGTGAGATCAAGAGAAATCTGAGCCCTggagaagaaaatattgttgcCCAGCAGACGTACCCTATTGCTGCTGTGCCTGTGTCATCATCTTCAGTAGAATTTTACGCAACAACATCTCCACCATTACTTACGGTGTTTGAAGATGATGAGTTTCGTGCAATTTATGATGAGATTAGTGCAATTTGTGATGATCAACAACCCCCCACGTATACGTGCGATGGTGCTAGCAGCTAG